In Mycolicibacterium phocaicum, one DNA window encodes the following:
- a CDS encoding sulfatase-like hydrolase/transferase: protein MTPQRPDIVILMTDEERAIPPYEADDVMDWRHRTLTGRRWFDEHGVRFNRHYTGSLACAPSRPTLFTGQYPDLHGVTQTDGLGKRYDDSRLRWLRQGEVPTLGNWLRAAGYDTHYDGKWHISHADLEDPKTGKPLATNDADGVVDPVAVQAYLDADPLGPYGFSGWVGPEPHGAAMSNSGFRRDPLVADRVVAWLEDRYARRRAGDADALRPFLLVASFVNPHDIVLFPAWVRRSPLLDYPVLEPPHVPAAPTATEDLSDKPAAQAAFREAYYSGYGPAAVIERTYRRNAQQYRDLYYRLHAEVDGPLDRVRRAVTENGSENAVLVRTSDHGDLLGAHGGLHQKWFNLYDEATRVPFVIARIGADATAAREVTAPTSHVDLVPTLLGAAGVDVAAVSETLATSFTEVHPLPGRDLMPVVNGAAAEQDRTIYLMTRDNILEGDTGASGAAQAIGANTNPPALLRIKVPANVAANFEGLVSRVTNAEAAGGSGHLWKLVRTFDDPATWTEPGVRHLAANSRGGDTYRTDPLDDQWELYDLTSDPIEAVNRWADPSLHELRRHLRTQLKLVRTASVPERNDPWPYVSRRPPEPGSAIRKLLCRFRQ from the coding sequence ATGACGCCGCAGCGGCCCGACATCGTCATCCTCATGACCGACGAAGAGCGCGCCATCCCGCCGTACGAGGCCGACGACGTCATGGACTGGCGCCACCGCACCCTCACGGGACGGCGGTGGTTCGACGAACACGGCGTCCGCTTCAACCGGCATTACACCGGGTCCCTGGCGTGCGCACCCAGTCGGCCGACGCTCTTCACCGGGCAGTACCCCGACCTCCACGGCGTCACGCAGACCGACGGCCTCGGCAAGCGGTACGACGACTCGCGGCTGCGGTGGCTGCGCCAAGGCGAGGTGCCGACGCTGGGCAACTGGCTGCGCGCCGCCGGGTACGACACCCATTACGACGGCAAGTGGCACATCTCGCACGCCGACCTCGAGGACCCCAAGACCGGCAAGCCGCTCGCCACCAACGACGCCGACGGTGTCGTCGACCCGGTGGCCGTGCAGGCCTACCTCGACGCCGATCCGCTCGGGCCGTACGGCTTCTCCGGCTGGGTCGGGCCCGAGCCGCACGGCGCGGCCATGTCCAACAGCGGTTTTCGGCGGGACCCGCTGGTGGCCGACCGCGTCGTCGCCTGGCTGGAAGACCGCTACGCGCGGCGGCGTGCCGGCGACGCCGACGCGCTGCGGCCGTTTCTGTTGGTGGCCAGCTTCGTCAATCCCCATGACATCGTGCTGTTCCCGGCCTGGGTGCGCCGCAGCCCGCTGCTCGACTACCCCGTCCTCGAGCCGCCGCACGTGCCCGCGGCGCCGACCGCCACCGAGGATCTCAGCGACAAGCCGGCCGCGCAGGCCGCCTTCCGCGAGGCCTACTACTCCGGCTACGGTCCGGCCGCCGTCATCGAACGCACCTACCGGCGCAACGCCCAACAGTACCGCGACCTGTACTACCGCCTGCACGCCGAGGTCGACGGACCGCTGGACCGGGTGCGCCGCGCCGTCACCGAGAACGGGTCCGAAAACGCCGTGCTGGTACGGACTTCCGATCACGGCGACCTGCTCGGCGCGCACGGCGGGCTGCACCAGAAGTGGTTCAACCTGTACGACGAGGCGACGCGCGTGCCGTTCGTCATCGCCCGGATCGGCGCCGACGCGACCGCCGCCCGCGAAGTCACCGCGCCCACGTCCCACGTCGACCTGGTGCCGACCCTGCTCGGCGCGGCCGGCGTCGACGTCGCAGCCGTGTCCGAAACACTGGCCACCTCGTTCACCGAAGTGCATCCGCTGCCCGGCCGCGACCTCATGCCGGTAGTGAATGGTGCTGCGGCCGAACAGGATCGGACCATCTACCTGATGACGCGCGACAACATCCTCGAGGGTGACACCGGGGCGTCGGGCGCGGCACAGGCGATCGGCGCCAACACGAATCCGCCTGCGCTGCTGCGGATCAAGGTGCCCGCGAACGTCGCGGCCAACTTCGAGGGGCTGGTCTCGCGCGTCACCAACGCCGAGGCCGCGGGCGGCTCCGGGCACCTGTGGAAGCTGGTCCGCACCTTCGACGATCCGGCGACCTGGACCGAACCGGGCGTGCGGCATCTGGCGGCCAACAGCCGCGGCGGCGACACCTACCGCACCGACCCGCTCGACGACCAGTGGGAGCTCTACGACCTGACCTCCGACCCGATCGAGGCCGTCAACCGCTGGGCCGACCCCAGCCTGCACGAGCTGCGCCGGCATCTGCGGACGCAGCTCAAGCTGGTCCGGACGGCGTCGGTACCGGAGCGCAACGATCCGTGGCCGTATGTGAGCCGGCGGCCACCGGAGCCGGGCAGCGCCATCCGCAAGCTGCTGTGCCGGTTCCGCCAGTAG
- a CDS encoding DUF6153 family protein gives MTHGSTRLRVVGMLVLIAGIIGMHSLIVTSTHAPSHHAQAAVHHHASDPAAQASLSDACDCSGHNGFHACVFILSELLTILGLALLYWLGVAPEQNVQARIRQALRRRQRAPPWTVLTLAELTLLRI, from the coding sequence GTGACGCATGGCAGCACGCGACTGCGCGTCGTCGGCATGCTCGTCCTGATCGCGGGCATCATCGGCATGCATTCGCTGATCGTCACGTCGACGCACGCACCGTCGCATCACGCGCAGGCGGCCGTCCATCACCATGCGAGTGACCCGGCCGCGCAAGCGTCCTTGTCGGATGCCTGCGATTGCAGCGGGCACAACGGTTTTCACGCCTGCGTCTTCATCCTGTCCGAGCTGCTGACCATCCTGGGCCTGGCTTTGCTGTACTGGCTCGGTGTCGCGCCTGAGCAGAACGTGCAGGCGCGCATTCGACAGGCGTTGCGGCGCAGGCAAAGAGCCCCGCCGTGGACGGTGCTCACCCTCGCGGAACTGACGCTCCTTCGAATCTGA
- a CDS encoding DUF305 domain-containing protein, whose protein sequence is MFKIASIATAVAAGTAAAIALAACSPPNEQASTVSATTSSMPMSGHDMSGHSMPGMSGSSTSAAPAANFNDADVMFLQMMYPHHAQAVEMAKLVPTRSQNQQVKDLAAAIEKAQAPEMQQMTTLLAGFGKPAPSATMSHSMPGLMTPQQMTELTGLSGAAFDKMWLQMMVEHHQGAITMANDELKNGTNADAKAMAQAIVTAQQAEITTMNGMLAKM, encoded by the coding sequence ATGTTCAAAATCGCATCTATCGCCACCGCTGTTGCAGCCGGAACCGCCGCTGCCATCGCGCTCGCGGCCTGTAGCCCGCCGAACGAGCAGGCCTCCACGGTCTCCGCCACCACGTCGTCCATGCCGATGTCGGGCCACGACATGTCCGGGCACTCGATGCCGGGGATGTCGGGTTCCAGCACCAGCGCCGCGCCGGCCGCCAACTTCAACGACGCCGACGTCATGTTCCTGCAGATGATGTACCCGCATCACGCGCAGGCCGTCGAGATGGCCAAGCTGGTCCCGACCCGCTCGCAGAACCAGCAGGTCAAGGACCTCGCCGCGGCCATCGAAAAGGCGCAGGCCCCCGAGATGCAGCAGATGACGACGCTGCTCGCGGGCTTCGGCAAGCCCGCGCCGTCGGCCACCATGAGCCACTCGATGCCGGGCCTGATGACCCCGCAGCAGATGACCGAGCTGACGGGCCTGTCGGGCGCGGCGTTCGACAAGATGTGGCTGCAGATGATGGTCGAGCATCACCAGGGCGCGATCACCATGGCCAACGACGAGCTGAAGAACGGCACCAACGCCGACGCCAAGGCCATGGCTCAGGCGATCGTCACAGCGCAGCAGGCCGAGATCACCACGATGAACGGCATGCTCGCCAAGATGTAA
- a CDS encoding peptide chain release factor 3, whose amino-acid sequence MTDTAPDTRTTSRVAAEAARRRTFAVISHPDAGKSTLTEALALHARVISEAGAIHGKAGRKSTVSDWMEMEKARGISITSTALQFPYRDCVINLLDTPGHADFSEDTYRVLTAVDCAVMLIDAAKGLEPQTLKLFQVCKHRGIPIITVINKWDRPGRHALELMDEIHERIGLRTTPLTWPVGIAGDFKGVMDRRKGHYIRFTRTAGGATAAPEEHIPADKAHDAAEGDWDTAVEESELLSMDGSDYDRETFLSGESSPVLFTSAALNFGVNQLLDVLVDLAPSPGAIVDVAGQPRPADSPFSAFVFKVQAGMDSSHRDRIAYARVCSGTFERGDVLTHAGTGKPFVTKYAQSVFGQQRSTLDDAWPGDVIGLANAAALRPGDTLYRDVPVEFPPIPSFSPEYFSVVRGKDPSKHKQFRKGIEQLDQEGVVQVLRSDKRGEQAPVFAAVGPMQFEVAAHRMATEIGAAITLESLPYQVARVVSADDVEFMNKQVSCEVLTRTDGVHLVLFSTPWRLEGFQRDNPSIKLQSLVAAAES is encoded by the coding sequence ATGACCGACACCGCCCCTGATACCCGCACCACCAGCCGGGTCGCCGCCGAAGCCGCCCGTCGCCGCACGTTTGCCGTCATCAGCCACCCTGACGCCGGTAAGTCGACGCTGACCGAGGCGTTGGCGCTGCATGCCCGGGTGATCTCCGAGGCGGGCGCCATCCACGGCAAGGCGGGCCGCAAGTCCACGGTGTCGGACTGGATGGAGATGGAGAAGGCCCGCGGTATCTCGATCACCTCGACGGCGCTGCAGTTCCCGTACCGCGACTGTGTCATCAATCTGCTCGACACCCCCGGCCACGCCGACTTCTCGGAAGACACCTACCGGGTGCTGACGGCCGTCGACTGCGCCGTCATGCTCATCGACGCCGCGAAAGGCCTTGAGCCGCAGACCCTGAAGCTGTTCCAGGTGTGTAAGCACCGCGGCATCCCGATCATCACGGTGATCAACAAGTGGGACCGTCCGGGCCGGCACGCGCTCGAGCTGATGGACGAGATCCATGAGCGCATCGGGCTGCGGACCACTCCCCTGACCTGGCCCGTCGGCATCGCCGGTGATTTCAAGGGTGTGATGGACCGCCGCAAGGGCCACTACATCCGCTTCACCCGCACCGCCGGTGGCGCCACCGCCGCGCCCGAAGAGCACATTCCCGCCGACAAGGCGCACGACGCCGCCGAGGGTGACTGGGACACCGCCGTCGAAGAGTCCGAGCTGCTGTCGATGGACGGGTCGGACTACGACCGCGAGACGTTCCTGTCCGGTGAATCCTCGCCGGTGCTGTTCACCTCGGCGGCGCTGAACTTCGGCGTCAACCAGCTGCTCGACGTGCTGGTCGACCTGGCGCCCTCGCCCGGCGCGATCGTCGACGTGGCCGGTCAACCGCGGCCGGCCGATTCGCCGTTCAGCGCGTTCGTGTTCAAGGTGCAGGCCGGTATGGACAGCTCGCACCGCGACCGCATTGCCTACGCGCGGGTGTGCTCGGGCACGTTCGAGCGCGGTGATGTGCTGACGCACGCCGGGACCGGCAAGCCGTTCGTGACCAAGTACGCGCAGTCGGTGTTCGGGCAGCAGCGCTCGACGCTGGACGACGCGTGGCCCGGTGACGTGATCGGCCTGGCCAACGCGGCCGCGCTGCGCCCCGGCGACACGCTGTATCGCGATGTGCCCGTGGAGTTTCCGCCGATTCCGAGCTTCTCCCCCGAGTACTTCTCCGTGGTGCGCGGCAAGGATCCGAGCAAGCACAAGCAGTTCCGCAAGGGCATCGAGCAGCTCGATCAGGAGGGCGTGGTCCAGGTGCTGCGCTCGGACAAGCGCGGTGAGCAGGCGCCGGTGTTCGCGGCCGTCGGCCCCATGCAGTTCGAGGTGGCCGCGCACCGGATGGCGACCGAGATCGGCGCGGCCATCACGCTCGAATCGCTGCCGTACCAGGTGGCGCGGGTCGTCTCGGCGGACGACGTGGAATTCATGAACAAGCAGGTGTCCTGCGAGGTGCTGACCCGCACTGACGGGGTGCACCTGGTGCTCTTTTCGACGCCGTGGCGGCTCGAAGGGTTCCAGCGGGACAACCCGTCTATCAAGTTGCAGTCTCTGGTGGCGGCGGCGGAGAGCTGA
- a CDS encoding lysylphosphatidylglycerol synthase transmembrane domain-containing protein, which translates to MRVDGREVAVSGSLLQPITRRTNDILRLVAATAFLVTVVTSSLITRNDWVRLERSVSRIVGVLTPTQSNLVYIAYAIAILALPFVILLSLLVTKQWKLLGPYAAAGLIAVLSLSINSNGIAAPNWHFDLSDRLNTVFSQFLDDPRWIALLAAVLTVSGPWQPARLRRWWWTLLLAFVPIHLVVSAIVPARSLLGLAVGWFVGALVVLVSGTPALEVPLVGSVQALARRQFEVSALTVIRPAGTGPLVLSADSADGTRAVVELYGPNQRVGGAMSQLWRKITLRNDETGPLQTSMRRAVEHRALMTIAVGDLELANTRTVALAALDRGWTMFAHTPATGIPLTTETPVSDVWQALHALHHHQISHGDLRACELTVDGRTVLFGGLGNSEYGASDVQLQSDMAQLLVTTTAMYGAEPAVAAAIEQFGEDTVLTASRRLTKSAMPLRLRESLPDSRAVITAARDQVKHQTGADRIQTETITRFTRNQVIQLVLLIALVYVAYPFISTVPTFFSELRSANWWWALLGLAVSALTYVGAAAALWASASESVNFGKLTIMQVANTFAATTTPAGVGGLALSTRFLQKAGLGAVRATTAVALQQSVQVLTHVALLIFFSAAAGASADLSHFVPSSTVLYLLAGAALGVVGTFMLVPRARRWLGTAVRPRLAEVWADLVELAREPQRLGLIVLGCATGTLGRALALWASVEAFGGSTSFVTVCVVTMIGGTLASAAPTPGGVGAVEAALIGGLAAFGLPAAVAVPSVLLYRVLTCWLPVFIGWPVMRWLTNNDMI; encoded by the coding sequence ATGCGGGTTGACGGACGCGAGGTCGCGGTCTCGGGCAGCCTGCTGCAACCGATCACCCGCCGGACCAACGACATCCTGCGGCTGGTGGCCGCGACGGCCTTCCTGGTCACTGTCGTCACCAGCTCGCTGATCACCCGCAACGACTGGGTGCGGCTGGAGCGGTCGGTGTCGCGGATCGTCGGCGTGCTCACGCCGACGCAGTCGAACCTCGTCTACATCGCCTACGCCATCGCGATCCTGGCCCTGCCGTTCGTCATCCTGTTGAGCCTGTTGGTCACCAAGCAGTGGAAGCTGCTCGGTCCGTATGCCGCGGCCGGGTTGATCGCGGTGCTGTCGCTGTCCATCAACTCCAACGGCATCGCGGCGCCGAACTGGCACTTCGACCTGTCCGATCGACTCAACACCGTCTTCTCCCAGTTCCTCGACGACCCGCGCTGGATCGCCCTGCTCGCCGCGGTGCTCACGGTGTCGGGGCCCTGGCAGCCGGCCCGGTTGCGGCGCTGGTGGTGGACGCTGCTGCTGGCGTTCGTGCCGATCCACCTGGTGGTCAGCGCCATCGTGCCGGCCCGGTCGCTGTTGGGTCTGGCCGTCGGCTGGTTCGTCGGGGCGCTGGTGGTTCTGGTCAGCGGCACCCCGGCGCTCGAAGTTCCGCTGGTCGGCTCGGTGCAGGCGTTGGCCCGCCGCCAGTTCGAGGTGTCGGCGCTGACGGTCATCCGCCCGGCTGGGACCGGGCCGCTGGTGCTCAGCGCCGATTCGGCCGACGGCACCCGCGCCGTCGTCGAGCTCTACGGGCCGAACCAGCGGGTGGGCGGCGCCATGAGCCAGCTCTGGCGCAAGATCACCCTCCGCAACGACGAGACCGGTCCCCTGCAGACCTCCATGCGCCGCGCCGTCGAGCATCGCGCCCTGATGACCATCGCCGTCGGCGACCTCGAACTCGCCAACACCCGGACCGTGGCGCTGGCGGCCCTCGACCGTGGCTGGACGATGTTCGCGCACACCCCGGCAACCGGAATCCCGCTGACCACCGAGACACCGGTCTCCGATGTGTGGCAGGCGCTGCACGCCCTGCACCACCACCAGATCTCCCATGGCGACCTGCGGGCCTGCGAACTGACGGTCGACGGCCGCACGGTCCTGTTCGGCGGGTTGGGCAATTCCGAGTACGGCGCGTCCGATGTGCAGCTGCAGTCCGACATGGCGCAACTGCTGGTGACGACGACCGCCATGTACGGCGCCGAGCCGGCCGTGGCCGCGGCCATCGAGCAGTTCGGCGAGGACACCGTGCTGACGGCGTCGCGACGGCTGACCAAGTCCGCGATGCCGCTGCGGCTCCGCGAGTCGCTGCCCGACTCCCGCGCCGTCATCACCGCGGCCCGCGACCAGGTGAAGCACCAGACCGGTGCCGACCGCATCCAGACCGAGACCATCACCCGCTTCACCCGCAACCAGGTCATCCAGCTGGTCCTGCTCATCGCGCTGGTGTACGTCGCCTACCCGTTCATCAGCACGGTGCCGACGTTCTTCTCCGAGCTGCGCTCCGCCAACTGGTGGTGGGCGTTGCTCGGCCTGGCGGTGTCAGCGCTGACGTATGTCGGTGCGGCCGCGGCGCTGTGGGCCAGCGCGTCGGAGTCGGTGAACTTCGGGAAGCTGACCATCATGCAGGTGGCCAACACCTTCGCCGCGACGACGACGCCCGCCGGCGTCGGTGGCCTGGCGCTGAGCACCCGGTTCCTGCAGAAGGCCGGGCTCGGTGCGGTGCGGGCGACGACCGCCGTGGCGCTGCAGCAGTCGGTGCAGGTGCTCACCCACGTCGCGCTGCTGATCTTCTTCAGTGCGGCCGCGGGCGCATCGGCCGACCTGTCGCATTTCGTGCCGTCGTCGACCGTGCTGTACCTGCTCGCCGGCGCGGCCCTCGGCGTGGTCGGCACGTTCATGCTGGTGCCGCGGGCCCGGCGCTGGCTCGGCACCGCGGTGCGCCCCCGGCTGGCCGAGGTGTGGGCCGACCTGGTCGAGCTGGCGCGCGAGCCGCAGCGCCTCGGATTGATCGTGTTGGGTTGTGCCACAGGAACTCTGGGCCGCGCGCTGGCCCTGTGGGCGAGCGTCGAGGCGTTCGGCGGGTCGACGTCGTTCGTGACGGTGTGTGTCGTGACGATGATCGGCGGGACGCTCGCATCAGCGGCGCCCACACCCGGTGGTGTCGGCGCGGTGGAGGCCGCGCTGATCGGTGGGCTGGCCGCGTTCGGCCTGCCCGCTGCGGTCGCGGTGCCGTCGGTGCTGCTCTACCGGGTGCTGACGTGCTGGCTGCCGGTGTTCATCGGCTGGCCGGTCATGCGCTGGCTGACCAACAACGACATGATCTAG
- a CDS encoding OPT family oligopeptide transporter, with the protein MGPRRSALNREDDELAVATPATPTLHELTVRGILLGGVITLVFTAANVYLGLKVGLTFATAIPAAVISMAVLRSFANHSIVENNIVQTVASAAGTLSAIIFVLPGLIMIGWWSGFPYWTTVAVCAVGGTLGVMYSIPLRRALVTGTDLPYPEGVAAAEVLKVGDGTEGVEANRTGLRVITFGSLVSAGFGLLANMKVLANSVTAYTRIGAGGTMFSAGLSMAMIGVGHLIGMTVGIAMLVGLVISFGVLLPIRTNGALTGAEPIGDIIDGIFVHEVRFVGAGAIAVAAVWTLLKILRPIIKGVTDALVSARDRRQGQVVDLTERDIPFPMVVGTVVVMLLPIAALLWEFSRGTALQGHSTGIIAASLVFIFLIGMVIASVCGYMAGLIGSSNSPISGVGILTVLIAALLIKVVFGPTSGAQSTALVAFTLFAAAITFGVATISNDNLQDLKTGQLVGATPWKQQVALIIGVAFGSAIIPPVLNLMQRAFGFLGAPGAGDHALAAPQAALISSLAKGVFGGSLNWGLVGLGAVIGVVAIVVDETLTRTSRFALPPLAVGMGMYLPMSLTLIIPLGALLGWFYNRWADRTGGDVERKKRIGVLLATGMIVGESLYGVIFAGFVAGTGSDEPFAVFSGFGGSVPDVIGVVAFAAVLTWLYKRTQTIASGEPASVRT; encoded by the coding sequence GTGGGGCCACGGCGCAGTGCGCTCAACCGAGAGGACGACGAGTTGGCCGTCGCGACCCCAGCCACCCCGACCCTGCACGAGCTCACCGTCCGCGGCATTCTGCTCGGCGGTGTCATCACCCTCGTATTCACCGCCGCCAACGTCTATCTGGGACTCAAGGTCGGCCTGACGTTCGCCACCGCCATCCCGGCCGCGGTGATCTCCATGGCCGTGCTGCGCAGCTTCGCCAACCACTCGATTGTCGAGAACAACATCGTGCAGACGGTGGCGTCGGCGGCGGGCACGCTGTCGGCGATCATCTTCGTGCTGCCCGGGTTGATCATGATCGGCTGGTGGAGCGGCTTCCCCTACTGGACCACCGTGGCCGTGTGCGCGGTCGGCGGCACCCTCGGCGTCATGTACTCCATACCGCTGCGCCGGGCTCTTGTGACCGGAACGGATCTCCCCTATCCCGAAGGCGTCGCCGCCGCCGAAGTGCTCAAGGTCGGTGACGGCACCGAAGGAGTCGAGGCCAACCGCACAGGGCTGCGGGTGATCACGTTCGGGTCGCTGGTGTCAGCGGGCTTCGGACTATTGGCCAACATGAAGGTGCTGGCGAATTCGGTTACCGCATATACCCGTATCGGCGCAGGCGGCACGATGTTCAGCGCCGGCCTGTCGATGGCGATGATCGGCGTCGGGCACCTGATCGGCATGACGGTCGGCATCGCGATGCTCGTCGGACTGGTCATCTCGTTCGGTGTGCTGCTGCCGATCCGCACCAATGGTGCTCTTACGGGCGCTGAACCGATCGGCGACATCATCGACGGCATCTTCGTGCACGAGGTGCGGTTCGTCGGCGCCGGAGCCATTGCCGTCGCGGCGGTCTGGACCCTGCTGAAGATCCTGCGGCCCATCATCAAGGGCGTCACCGATGCGCTGGTATCGGCGCGCGACCGGCGGCAGGGCCAGGTCGTCGACCTCACCGAGCGCGACATCCCCTTCCCGATGGTCGTGGGCACCGTCGTGGTGATGCTGCTGCCGATCGCCGCGCTGCTGTGGGAGTTCAGTCGCGGCACTGCGCTGCAAGGTCATTCGACCGGGATCATCGCGGCGAGCCTGGTGTTCATCTTCCTGATCGGCATGGTCATCGCGTCGGTGTGTGGCTACATGGCCGGGTTGATCGGCTCGTCGAACAGCCCGATTTCCGGCGTCGGCATCCTGACGGTGCTCATCGCTGCACTGTTGATCAAGGTGGTGTTCGGGCCTACCTCCGGTGCACAATCCACGGCGCTCGTGGCGTTCACGTTGTTCGCGGCGGCCATCACGTTCGGCGTCGCGACCATCTCCAACGACAACCTGCAGGACCTCAAGACCGGCCAGCTGGTCGGAGCGACACCGTGGAAACAGCAGGTGGCGTTGATCATTGGTGTGGCGTTCGGGTCGGCGATCATTCCGCCGGTGCTGAACCTGATGCAGCGCGCGTTCGGTTTCCTCGGCGCTCCCGGCGCGGGTGACCACGCCCTGGCCGCTCCGCAGGCCGCACTGATTTCGTCGCTGGCCAAGGGCGTCTTCGGCGGGTCGCTGAACTGGGGTTTGGTCGGACTGGGCGCGGTGATCGGAGTGGTGGCCATCGTCGTCGACGAGACCCTCACCCGGACATCACGATTCGCCCTACCGCCGCTAGCCGTCGGCATGGGCATGTACCTGCCGATGAGCCTGACACTGATCATCCCGTTGGGCGCGCTGCTGGGCTGGTTCTACAACCGCTGGGCCGACCGCACCGGCGGAGATGTCGAGCGCAAGAAGCGAATTGGCGTGCTGTTGGCGACGGGCATGATCGTCGGCGAAAGCCTGTACGGGGTAATCTTCGCGGGGTTCGTCGCCGGTACCGGTAGTGACGAGCCGTTCGCGGTGTTCTCTGGCTTCGGCGGGTCTGTTCCTGATGTGATCGGCGTCGTGGCCTTCGCGGCGGTGCTGACGTGGCTGTACAAGCGGACGCAGACGATTGCGAGTGGCGAACCGGCTTCTGTGCGGACCTGA
- a CDS encoding Fic family protein: protein MVSDAWPAVSSEERMWVSRLPSDVLSARQRTAARGHYRAAVVTPIAELTPRLPIDVTVLAEEATVAIARFDSELGAEVAPFSSVLLRSESASSSRIENLTSGAKSIALAELGSTEKRNATEIVGNVAAMKAALQLADRLDTNAILSMHHALLAASQPDIAGRWREEQVWIGGNSISPHGAKYIAPHQDHVPELMADLVTFSCRRGLPVLSQAAIAHAQFETIHPFADGNGRTGRALIHAMLRRYGLANNVTVPVSAGLLTDTNGYFDTLTAYRSGEPAPIVEQLAHAALSAIANGRELVLNLRTIRDGWSDQLHARRGSGAWRLIEVLPRQPVVDAATVAAELGVTTQNALRSIGALTDAGILTEFTGFGRNRMWQSTEVLAALDAFAERAGRRRFT, encoded by the coding sequence ATGGTGTCAGATGCCTGGCCCGCAGTCAGCTCCGAGGAGCGCATGTGGGTGTCGCGGTTGCCGTCTGACGTGCTATCCGCCAGACAACGCACCGCCGCACGCGGCCACTACCGAGCTGCCGTGGTCACCCCCATCGCCGAGCTGACCCCACGACTGCCCATCGACGTCACAGTCCTCGCGGAAGAGGCCACGGTGGCGATCGCTCGATTCGACTCCGAACTCGGGGCCGAGGTGGCTCCCTTCTCCTCGGTGCTACTCCGGTCAGAATCGGCCTCGTCCTCGAGAATTGAGAACCTCACTTCTGGAGCCAAATCGATCGCGCTCGCTGAGCTTGGCAGTACCGAAAAGCGAAACGCCACCGAGATCGTCGGCAACGTGGCCGCGATGAAGGCGGCCCTCCAACTCGCCGATCGCTTGGACACGAACGCGATTCTGTCGATGCACCACGCACTGCTGGCCGCATCCCAACCCGATATCGCCGGGAGGTGGCGCGAGGAGCAAGTGTGGATCGGCGGAAATTCAATCAGTCCGCACGGCGCCAAATACATTGCTCCGCACCAGGATCACGTTCCGGAATTGATGGCAGATCTGGTCACGTTCAGCTGCCGCCGCGGACTCCCGGTCTTGAGCCAAGCCGCGATTGCCCACGCACAGTTCGAAACCATCCACCCGTTTGCAGACGGCAACGGACGTACCGGCCGTGCCCTGATCCATGCCATGTTGCGCCGCTATGGACTGGCCAACAACGTCACAGTCCCGGTTTCCGCAGGACTCCTCACGGATACCAACGGCTACTTCGACACGCTGACGGCCTACCGGAGCGGCGAACCCGCACCGATCGTGGAGCAACTCGCCCACGCCGCCCTCAGCGCCATCGCCAACGGGCGCGAATTGGTACTCAACCTGCGCACCATCCGGGATGGTTGGAGCGATCAACTGCACGCCCGGCGGGGTTCGGGAGCATGGCGGCTGATCGAGGTTCTGCCACGTCAGCCCGTCGTCGATGCCGCGACCGTCGCCGCTGAGCTCGGCGTCACGACGCAAAATGCGCTGCGATCCATCGGGGCCCTGACCGACGCGGGCATACTCACGGAGTTCACCGGGTTCGGACGTAACCGAATGTGGCAATCCACCGAGGTACTTGCTGCTCTGGATGCATTCGCCGAGCGAGCTGGGCGGCGCAGGTTCACCTAG